The following proteins come from a genomic window of Candidatus Alcyoniella australis:
- a CDS encoding glycine cleavage system protein H — protein sequence MDSFHTFVDYVLYTKYFEYALAFGFMALFLLFYVLMHSPQPVRQAAAEARTPLEATEAHQVQGIVVPEDIYFHQGHTWARVEDDQTVSLGLDDFAQSLLGKIDGVQLPDIGQDLHQGANGWSLQADGRRIEMLSPVDGEVVEVNRNALEHPETINSDPYNKGWLLRVKSANIAQNLKNLIQDKLAKVWTETAVGVLAARSDAALGTVVADGALLKSGMARQLDPEHWDEICREFFLTN from the coding sequence ATGGACTCCTTCCACACCTTCGTAGATTACGTCTTATATACCAAGTACTTCGAGTATGCGCTGGCCTTTGGATTCATGGCGCTGTTCCTACTGTTCTACGTGCTGATGCACAGCCCGCAGCCGGTCCGACAGGCAGCGGCCGAGGCGCGTACTCCGCTTGAGGCCACCGAGGCCCATCAGGTGCAAGGTATTGTAGTTCCAGAGGATATCTACTTTCACCAGGGCCATACCTGGGCCAGGGTGGAGGACGACCAGACGGTAAGCCTGGGCCTGGACGACTTTGCACAAAGCCTGTTGGGCAAGATCGATGGCGTGCAACTGCCCGATATTGGACAGGATTTGCATCAGGGCGCCAACGGATGGTCGCTGCAGGCCGACGGCAGGCGGATCGAGATGCTTTCGCCGGTTGACGGCGAGGTGGTTGAGGTCAACCGCAATGCGCTGGAACACCCCGAGACCATCAACAGCGACCCCTACAACAAGGGTTGGCTGCTGCGGGTAAAGTCGGCCAACATCGCGCAAAACCTGAAGAATCTGATCCAGGATAAGCTGGCCAAAGTCTGGACCGAGACCGCGGTGGGCGTGCTGGCCGCGCGCTCGGATGCGGCCCTGGGCACTGTGGTTGCTGACGGCGCACTGCTTAAAAGCGGCATGGCACGCCAGCTCGACCCGGAGCATTGGGACGAGATCTGTCGCGAGTTCTTCCTCACCAACTAG
- a CDS encoding iron ABC transporter permease, whose product MSGLSLRRLLAISGAFAALAAIVVLIAPFIGGHRLDLGEALGSWSDVMRSADARIFWLARLPRVLLAALVGGALAVAGCAFQALLRNPLADPYTLGASSGAALGAVIGIKLGLAIKVFGLSTVPLFGLAGAGISVSIVYLLARGRNGLPASVLLLAGVTVSFLFSALILFVHYIADFTETYSMVRWLMGGLDVVGIWVPLRISLPVLGGVAILIGLGPSLNQLAVDPQLAASRGVDIERTQRLAYFAASLVVGLCVSVSGPIGFVGLIVPHTVRMIVGQDNRLVLPCSLFLGAALLVACDTAARSIIPSTEMPVGVLTAMIGGPFFLGLLLRAKKRGQW is encoded by the coding sequence ATGAGCGGTCTGAGCCTGCGGCGGCTGCTGGCCATCAGCGGGGCGTTCGCCGCCCTGGCCGCGATCGTGGTGCTCATCGCCCCGTTCATCGGCGGGCACCGGCTGGACCTGGGCGAGGCGCTGGGCTCGTGGTCGGATGTGATGCGCAGTGCCGACGCGCGCATCTTTTGGCTGGCGCGTCTGCCGCGCGTGCTGCTTGCGGCGCTGGTTGGAGGCGCGCTGGCCGTGGCCGGCTGCGCATTCCAGGCGCTGCTGCGCAATCCACTGGCGGATCCCTATACATTGGGGGCCAGCTCGGGAGCCGCCCTGGGCGCGGTGATCGGCATTAAGCTGGGCCTGGCCATCAAAGTCTTCGGGCTCTCCACGGTGCCGCTGTTCGGGCTGGCCGGCGCCGGGATCTCGGTATCGATCGTCTACCTGCTGGCCCGCGGACGCAACGGTCTGCCGGCCAGCGTGTTGCTGCTTGCCGGAGTGACGGTCAGCTTTCTGTTCAGCGCGCTGATTTTGTTCGTCCACTACATCGCGGATTTCACCGAGACCTACAGCATGGTGCGCTGGCTGATGGGCGGACTGGACGTGGTGGGCATCTGGGTACCGTTGCGCATCAGCCTGCCGGTGCTCGGCGGCGTGGCGATTTTGATAGGCCTCGGTCCGTCGTTGAACCAACTTGCAGTCGATCCGCAGCTCGCGGCCAGCCGCGGCGTGGACATCGAGCGCACTCAGCGGCTGGCCTATTTCGCGGCGAGTCTGGTTGTCGGATTGTGCGTCTCAGTGTCAGGGCCGATCGGCTTCGTCGGGCTGATCGTGCCGCACACGGTGCGGATGATCGTCGGTCAGGACAACCGCCTAGTGCTGCCGTGCTCGCTGTTTCTTGGAGCGGCGCTGCTGGTTGCCTGCGACACTGCGGCGCGCTCGATCATACCGTCGACGGAGATGCCCGTGGGCGTGCTGACTGCGATGATCGGAGGGCCGTTCTTCCTTGGGCTGTTGCTCAGGGCGAAGAAGCGGGGCCAGTGGTAG
- a CDS encoding glycine cleavage system protein H: protein MVPILVILTLAAFILIDALVVRRLAEKKANVIVKANTEQAAPELEQQQDRLYHEGHTWVEVQRAAVAVGLDDFAKRFIGDIEQIDVPSPGAKIKRGSKLWTIKFGDRKLSQPAPISGRIIEVNKRALKNPHLLVDPDGGETWIMKILPTALNSELHDLYSSSRFAKWTEFQRNRFFRDAFPDLGMVYGDGGELVEGAALTLDKEQWEQLASQMFYNREKKNSKGN from the coding sequence ATGGTTCCAATCCTAGTAATTCTCACGTTGGCAGCATTCATTTTGATCGACGCGCTGGTTGTGCGGAGGTTAGCAGAAAAAAAGGCAAACGTAATCGTAAAAGCAAACACCGAGCAGGCGGCTCCAGAGTTGGAGCAGCAGCAGGATCGTCTGTACCACGAGGGTCACACCTGGGTCGAGGTCCAGCGCGCGGCCGTTGCCGTTGGTCTGGACGACTTTGCCAAGCGATTCATTGGCGATATCGAGCAGATCGACGTTCCGTCGCCTGGCGCCAAGATCAAACGCGGCTCCAAGCTGTGGACGATCAAGTTCGGCGACCGCAAGCTTTCGCAGCCTGCGCCGATAAGTGGCCGGATTATCGAGGTTAACAAGCGCGCGCTGAAGAATCCGCACTTGCTGGTCGATCCGGATGGCGGCGAGACCTGGATCATGAAGATCCTGCCCACGGCTCTTAATAGTGAACTGCACGACCTCTACAGCAGCTCCCGATTCGCCAAGTGGACGGAATTCCAGCGCAACCGCTTTTTCCGCGATGCGTTTCCGGACCTTGGCATGGTTTACGGCGACGGCGGCGAGCTGGTCGAGGGCGCGGCCCTGACGCTCGACAAAGAGCAGTGGGAGCAGCTGGCCAGCCAGATGTTCTACAACCGCGAAAAGAAAAACTCCAAAGGAAATTAG
- a CDS encoding ATP-binding cassette domain-containing protein: protein MLDVQGLSLSYGDKALFTDASLRVGSGDRIGLVGSNGTGKSSLFRLIEGSVQPDKGMLNMARGAKVGHLPQDIVEMTGDNPLGTVLSMIPGRNELIKGIARLEADLESSQDAEEQLDAAQRLAMLHEQLECFENTYSEHEAKRILMGLGFVQSDLLRPLHEFSSGWVMRVALASILFQQPDLLLLDEPTNHLDVPSMAWLDGFLHDYKHSMILISHDREFINRQVKRILALEPEGLRSHVGDYDSYRAMRENLEAELEQRARRQQEQIERAERFINRFRAKNTKARAVQSKIKQLEKLERVQVLSQRKSVRFTFPDVQRSGKQVLRLESLSKSFGELVLYNGLNQTVARGERIAIVGRNGAGKTTLMRLLSGDLEPDSGEVHCGHNVGIASYTQRHADALDPNLNVLESVWNLVPSMAQTEVRRILGAFLFSGDEVYKQVGVLSGGERARVALARLLVRPANLMLLDEPTNHLDLESSEMLAEALQDYDGTLVFVSHNRSFVNRLATRVWEIAEGKLTSFPGNLDDYLYHSERQSDIDLKKGSEDSAGIIQTPKSETAYERRKRISLESRKYRDKLRQITNKAEELEKRIHQLEQQQSEMSEMLADPETYRKDDEQTRELVRRFGQNRKKIDELTARWEHQVELTEPLQRKLDELNHEAETGEASQ, encoded by the coding sequence TTGCTGGATGTACAAGGACTGAGCCTGAGCTACGGCGACAAGGCTCTGTTTACCGACGCGTCGCTGCGCGTGGGCTCCGGCGACAGGATCGGCCTGGTCGGGTCCAACGGCACGGGCAAGTCGTCTCTCTTCCGTCTGATTGAGGGCAGCGTCCAGCCGGACAAGGGGATGCTGAACATGGCCCGCGGGGCCAAAGTCGGCCACCTGCCTCAGGATATCGTGGAAATGACCGGCGACAATCCTTTGGGCACAGTGCTCTCGATGATCCCGGGACGCAACGAGCTAATCAAGGGGATAGCCCGGCTCGAGGCTGACCTCGAGAGTTCCCAGGATGCAGAGGAGCAGCTCGATGCGGCACAGCGCCTGGCGATGTTGCACGAACAGCTCGAGTGCTTCGAGAACACCTACTCGGAACACGAGGCGAAACGGATCCTGATGGGCCTGGGCTTTGTTCAAAGCGATCTGTTGCGGCCGCTGCACGAGTTCAGCTCGGGTTGGGTGATGCGCGTGGCCCTGGCCTCGATCCTGTTCCAGCAACCTGACCTGCTGCTGCTCGACGAGCCGACGAACCACCTCGATGTGCCTTCGATGGCATGGCTCGACGGATTTTTACACGATTATAAGCACTCGATGATCCTGATCTCCCATGACCGGGAATTTATCAATCGCCAGGTGAAGCGGATCCTGGCCCTCGAGCCCGAGGGCTTGCGTTCGCACGTCGGCGATTACGACAGCTATCGGGCGATGCGCGAAAATCTCGAGGCCGAGTTGGAACAGCGCGCCCGGCGGCAGCAGGAGCAGATCGAACGCGCCGAACGTTTCATCAATCGTTTCCGCGCTAAAAACACCAAGGCGCGCGCGGTGCAGAGCAAGATCAAGCAACTGGAAAAGCTCGAACGCGTCCAGGTGCTCTCCCAGCGTAAGAGCGTGCGGTTTACCTTTCCGGATGTGCAGCGCAGCGGCAAGCAGGTGCTTAGGCTGGAGAGCTTGAGTAAAAGTTTCGGCGAGCTTGTGCTTTACAACGGGCTGAATCAGACTGTAGCTCGCGGCGAGCGGATCGCAATCGTTGGGCGCAACGGCGCTGGTAAAACTACATTAATGCGGCTGCTCTCAGGCGATCTCGAGCCCGATTCGGGTGAGGTCCACTGTGGCCACAACGTCGGCATCGCCAGCTACACCCAGCGCCATGCAGACGCTCTGGATCCCAACCTGAACGTTCTTGAAAGCGTCTGGAATCTGGTCCCCTCCATGGCGCAAACCGAGGTACGGCGGATTCTCGGAGCCTTCCTATTCAGCGGTGACGAGGTGTACAAGCAGGTCGGGGTGCTCTCCGGTGGAGAACGCGCGCGGGTGGCCCTGGCCAGACTGTTGGTGCGGCCGGCCAATCTGATGCTGCTCGACGAGCCGACCAACCATCTTGACCTGGAAAGCTCTGAGATGCTGGCCGAGGCGCTTCAAGATTATGACGGTACTCTGGTTTTCGTCAGCCACAATCGGAGTTTCGTCAACCGGTTGGCCACACGCGTCTGGGAAATCGCGGAGGGCAAGCTGACTTCTTTCCCGGGAAATCTCGACGACTATCTATACCATTCCGAACGCCAGTCGGATATTGATCTTAAAAAGGGCTCGGAGGATTCGGCCGGGATCATCCAGACCCCCAAGTCTGAGACAGCCTATGAGCGGCGTAAACGGATATCCCTCGAGAGTCGGAAATACCGCGATAAATTGCGACAGATCACAAATAAGGCCGAAGAGCTGGAAAAACGCATCCATCAGCTTGAACAACAGCAAAGTGAGATGTCCGAGATGCTAGCCGACCCCGAGACCTATCGCAAGGATGACGAGCAGACCCGCGAGTTGGTTAGGCGGTTTGGCCAGAACCGTAAAAAGATCGATGAGCTGACCGCGCGCTGGGAACATCAAGTTGAGCTGACCGAACCATTGCAACGCAAGCTTGACGAACTGAACCACGAGGCCGAGACCGGCGAGGCTAGTCAATAA